From one Brevibacterium sp. 'Marine' genomic stretch:
- a CDS encoding FAD-binding and (Fe-S)-binding domain-containing protein produces the protein MTTMADPTGANRATVDEDESQTPLPTALAEQFRAAGIRDFSIDDTDRAAYSSDASLFRLVPAAIVFPHDEGEVARVLSVARRLGVPITSRGAGTSIAGNAIGRGIVLDFSLHMNAVLDLDPDEQAAWVQSGCIHAHLQKQAKPHGLRFGPDPSTHTRCTIGGMIGNNACGPRALGYGRTGDNILALKIMLIDGTVVTLDDADASTTFPRLHELVAQNLGTIRTNFGTFSRQVSGYGLESLLPENGFDVRRAFAGTEGTWGVILAAKMRLVKDPSFTSAVVLGYADMVAAAHDAPLLKDFPVAACEGLDSRMLDRVIDTKGAEAVPPLPEGAGWLVVELTGENEAKLEAETQRLISESKALDSAVLDARAAAEVWAIRADGAGLVSRTPDGRDAHAGWEDSAVPVDHLGDYLHDLMELLEEHGLWAIPYGHFGDGCLHMRVDFPLADPNGGQVMRDFMVAATKLVARYGGSVSGEHGDGRARSELLRLMYTPAALDLFSQVKRLFDPQHLLNPGVIVDPDALDESVRLTQLPLRQELPGTLAMAYEGESAGFASAVHRCTGVGKCRADSAAGGGIMCPSYQATRDERHSTRGRARVLQEMVSGELLEPRWDSPEVHEALDLCLSCKACGTECPTGTDMSTYKAEVLYQSYKGKLRPMKHYSLGFLPQLARLITPLAPAVNRVSGLPGLTTLAKKMAGIDVRRSIPQFAATPFRKWWATTAEAAPKSRASAESPGADSSPAADSLPPTAEVVLFADSWSNHFAPRILAAAVAVLEQAGVHVRVIDQTVCCGLPLISTGQLDAARANLSETITALDATGDVPIIGVEPSCLATLKDDSLKLVADEASHRVANRVQTLAQYLLSIGAELPDLSGVEALVQPHCHQSAIFGNAADQELLARAGADTEFLGGCCGLAGNFGVEDGHFETSVAVAEVALLPALRRRGRVTGVEARADSDTVTVSDTDTDTDTNASTHRATEAVSDASRARATGSGADGRLQVVLADGYSCRTQITDLSDAAGVSLAELLAWGWGLEPRR, from the coding sequence ATGACGACTATGGCCGATCCCACTGGAGCGAATCGGGCGACCGTCGACGAAGACGAGTCCCAGACGCCGCTTCCCACCGCACTCGCCGAACAGTTCCGCGCCGCGGGCATCCGTGATTTCAGCATCGACGATACCGACCGCGCCGCGTACTCCTCCGATGCCTCGCTCTTCCGACTAGTCCCTGCCGCCATCGTCTTCCCCCACGACGAGGGCGAGGTGGCTCGTGTCCTGTCTGTTGCGCGCCGCCTCGGTGTGCCCATCACCAGCCGCGGTGCCGGCACATCGATCGCCGGCAACGCCATCGGCCGCGGCATCGTCCTCGACTTCTCTCTCCATATGAACGCGGTCCTCGACCTCGATCCGGATGAGCAGGCGGCCTGGGTGCAGTCCGGCTGCATCCACGCCCACCTGCAGAAACAGGCCAAACCGCACGGTCTGCGTTTCGGCCCGGACCCGTCCACCCACACCCGCTGCACGATCGGCGGGATGATCGGCAACAATGCCTGCGGGCCCCGGGCGCTGGGCTACGGACGCACGGGCGACAACATTCTCGCGCTGAAGATCATGCTCATCGACGGCACCGTCGTCACCCTCGATGACGCGGACGCCTCCACCACGTTCCCGCGGCTGCATGAACTCGTGGCACAGAACCTCGGCACCATCCGCACGAACTTCGGCACATTCTCCCGCCAGGTCTCCGGGTACGGACTCGAATCCCTCCTTCCGGAGAACGGCTTCGACGTCCGCCGTGCATTCGCCGGCACCGAGGGCACCTGGGGCGTCATCCTCGCGGCGAAGATGCGCCTGGTCAAGGATCCGAGCTTCACCTCGGCGGTGGTGCTCGGCTATGCGGACATGGTCGCCGCCGCCCACGATGCGCCGCTGCTGAAGGACTTCCCCGTCGCCGCCTGCGAGGGACTCGATTCGCGCATGCTCGACCGGGTCATCGACACCAAGGGCGCCGAGGCGGTCCCGCCCCTTCCCGAGGGTGCGGGCTGGCTCGTCGTCGAACTCACCGGCGAGAACGAGGCAAAGCTCGAGGCCGAGACTCAGCGCCTCATCTCCGAGTCGAAGGCACTCGACTCCGCGGTCCTCGACGCCCGAGCAGCGGCCGAGGTATGGGCGATCCGCGCCGATGGCGCCGGCCTGGTCTCGCGCACCCCCGATGGGCGCGATGCCCACGCGGGATGGGAGGATTCGGCGGTTCCGGTGGACCACCTCGGCGATTATCTGCATGACCTCATGGAGCTGCTCGAGGAGCACGGACTGTGGGCCATTCCCTACGGGCACTTCGGTGACGGCTGCCTGCACATGCGCGTGGACTTCCCGCTCGCGGATCCGAACGGCGGGCAGGTGATGCGCGATTTCATGGTCGCGGCCACCAAGCTCGTCGCGCGCTACGGCGGGTCGGTCTCCGGGGAGCACGGGGACGGCCGGGCCCGCTCCGAACTGCTGCGCCTCATGTACACCCCAGCGGCGCTCGACCTGTTTTCCCAGGTCAAGCGGCTCTTCGATCCTCAGCATCTGCTCAATCCCGGTGTCATCGTCGACCCGGACGCGCTCGACGAGTCGGTCCGCCTCACCCAGCTGCCGCTGCGTCAGGAGCTGCCCGGCACCCTCGCGATGGCCTACGAAGGCGAGTCCGCCGGTTTCGCCTCGGCGGTGCACCGGTGCACCGGAGTCGGCAAGTGCCGTGCGGATTCGGCGGCCGGCGGCGGCATCATGTGCCCGTCGTACCAGGCCACACGGGATGAGCGGCATTCGACGCGAGGGCGTGCGCGAGTGCTGCAGGAGATGGTGTCCGGGGAACTGCTCGAGCCTCGCTGGGACTCCCCCGAGGTGCACGAGGCTCTCGACCTGTGCCTGTCGTGCAAGGCCTGCGGGACCGAGTGCCCGACCGGCACGGACATGTCCACGTACAAGGCCGAGGTGCTCTACCAGTCGTACAAGGGCAAGCTGCGGCCGATGAAGCACTATTCGCTCGGGTTCCTTCCGCAGCTCGCCCGTCTCATCACTCCTCTCGCACCCGCGGTCAACCGGGTCTCGGGGCTGCCGGGGCTGACGACGCTGGCGAAGAAGATGGCCGGCATCGACGTCCGCCGGTCGATTCCGCAGTTCGCGGCCACGCCGTTCAGGAAATGGTGGGCCACCACCGCCGAGGCGGCACCGAAGTCGCGTGCGAGCGCCGAGTCACCGGGCGCGGATTCGTCGCCGGCCGCGGACTCGCTGCCGCCCACGGCTGAGGTCGTGCTGTTCGCCGATTCCTGGTCGAACCATTTCGCTCCGCGCATCCTCGCCGCGGCCGTCGCCGTGCTCGAGCAGGCCGGGGTTCATGTGCGGGTGATCGATCAGACGGTGTGCTGCGGACTGCCGCTCATCTCGACCGGTCAGCTCGATGCCGCGAGGGCGAATCTGTCGGAGACGATCACCGCTCTCGATGCCACGGGAGATGTGCCGATCATCGGCGTCGAACCCTCGTGCTTGGCAACGCTCAAGGACGATTCGCTCAAGCTCGTCGCTGATGAGGCCTCGCACCGAGTGGCGAACCGGGTGCAGACCCTGGCTCAGTATCTGCTGAGCATCGGCGCCGAACTACCCGACCTGTCCGGAGTCGAGGCGCTTGTGCAGCCGCACTGCCACCAGTCGGCGATCTTCGGCAACGCGGCCGATCAGGAACTGCTGGCCCGGGCCGGAGCGGATACGGAGTTCCTCGGCGGGTGCTGCGGTCTGGCCGGGAACTTCGGCGTCGAAGACGGTCATTTCGAGACTTCGGTCGCCGTCGCCGAGGTGGCTCTGCTGCCGGCGCTGCGCAGACGCGGACGGGTCACCGGGGTGGAGGCTCGGGCCGATTCCGATACCGTCACCGTTTCCGATACCGATACCGATACCGATACCAATGCTTCAACTCATCGTGCGACGGAGGCTGTCTCAGATGCTTCGCGCGCTCGTGCCACGGGATCCGGCGCGGACGGGCGGCTGCAGGTCGTTCTTGCCGACGGGTATTCGTGCCGCACGCAGATCACGGATCTCAGCGACGCCGCGGGGGTGTCGCTGGCAGAACTCCTCGCGTGGGGGTGGGGGCTGGAACCGCGGCGATGA
- a CDS encoding inositol monophosphatase family protein has translation MNSELESLPAEIVDDSLIRIASDLSLMAWEQMLAWRPLLGASLDASVVDTKTSPNDLVTRADAQIEALVRGYLNRVRPRDLMVGEEGAEALDPVEFFPADFLLGLNAFEPETGALNEIADDGRRLEWHIDPIDGTVNYVRNIEHHAFSVGVCAVADENDAGLGLGDWQIGLVASPGLDATWLAAAGLGAFRIDGRLVDHREAGAAIPARRLRGTPPGLSGRLLATGFAYALSNRGAQLAKLESLMTGYDDIRRCGSAALDLCMVAEGRVNGYAERGLGIYDYAGGAVIVEEAGLKVSRGGSGGPTAAADTQDEVDRLIAAI, from the coding sequence ATGAACTCCGAGCTCGAATCCCTGCCCGCTGAGATCGTCGACGACTCTCTGATCCGCATCGCCTCCGACCTCTCACTCATGGCGTGGGAGCAGATGCTCGCCTGGAGGCCGCTGCTCGGCGCGAGCCTCGACGCCAGTGTCGTCGACACGAAGACCTCGCCGAACGACCTCGTCACTCGCGCGGACGCGCAGATCGAGGCGCTCGTGCGCGGCTACCTCAACCGAGTCAGGCCCCGCGACCTCATGGTCGGCGAAGAGGGGGCGGAAGCCCTCGACCCGGTCGAATTCTTCCCCGCGGATTTCCTGCTGGGGCTCAACGCTTTCGAGCCGGAGACCGGTGCACTCAATGAGATCGCGGACGACGGCCGGCGACTGGAATGGCATATCGACCCGATCGACGGCACCGTCAACTATGTCCGCAACATCGAACACCACGCCTTCTCCGTCGGCGTCTGCGCGGTCGCAGATGAGAACGACGCCGGCCTCGGACTCGGCGACTGGCAGATCGGACTCGTCGCCTCGCCCGGGCTGGACGCCACATGGCTGGCGGCCGCGGGCCTAGGCGCCTTTCGGATCGACGGGCGTCTGGTCGACCACCGCGAGGCAGGTGCCGCCATTCCGGCGCGACGACTGCGCGGGACGCCGCCCGGGCTGTCCGGCAGGCTCCTGGCAACGGGGTTCGCGTATGCCCTGAGCAACCGCGGCGCCCAATTGGCCAAGCTCGAGAGCCTCATGACCGGATACGACGACATCCGTCGCTGCGGCTCGGCCGCACTCGATCTGTGCATGGTCGCCGAAGGCCGAGTCAACGGCTACGCCGAACGCGGCCTGGGCATCTACGACTACGCCGGTGGGGCGGTCATCGTCGAAGAGGCCGGACTCAAGGTCAGCCGCGGAGGATCCGGCGGCCCGACAGCCGCCGCCGACACCCAGGACGAGGTCGACAGACTCATCGCCGCCATCTGA
- a CDS encoding ABC transporter substrate-binding protein, giving the protein MVSTRLQLSALAGVVALTLAGCGSADSDSAQADDSGSTIEVEDNNGKQTVASPPQSVVATDNRTFQTLSDWGIELSGGAVSLMSDDLDYTQDDSILDLGNHREPDLEKVVEAGPDLIVNGQRFAQFHDDLAKLAPDATVLELDPRDGEDFDAELRRQTEVLGEVFGKQDEAKELVDDFDASIERAQTAYDDSDKVMGLITSAGDIGYAAPSVGRTVGPVFDILDLDPALEVEEGSEDHQGDDISVEAIAKSNPDLMIVLDRDASFAPEDRDEGSAPAAEVLEDSEALKDVPAIKDDKIVYFPEDTYLNEGIQTYTEFFNDFADKLEDQK; this is encoded by the coding sequence ATGGTTTCGACTCGCCTTCAACTGAGCGCCCTGGCAGGCGTCGTCGCTCTCACCCTGGCAGGCTGCGGCTCTGCCGACTCCGATTCGGCGCAGGCCGATGACTCCGGCTCGACGATCGAGGTCGAGGACAACAACGGCAAGCAGACCGTCGCCTCCCCGCCGCAGTCCGTCGTCGCCACCGACAATCGCACCTTCCAGACCCTCAGCGACTGGGGCATCGAACTCAGCGGCGGCGCCGTCTCCCTGATGAGCGATGACCTCGACTACACCCAGGACGACTCGATCCTCGACCTCGGCAACCACCGCGAACCCGACCTCGAGAAGGTCGTCGAGGCTGGGCCCGATCTCATCGTCAACGGTCAGCGATTCGCCCAGTTCCACGACGATCTGGCCAAGCTCGCTCCCGACGCGACGGTGCTCGAACTCGATCCCCGCGACGGTGAGGACTTCGACGCCGAACTGCGCCGCCAGACCGAGGTGCTCGGCGAGGTCTTCGGCAAGCAAGACGAGGCGAAGGAGCTCGTCGACGACTTCGATGCCTCCATCGAACGTGCTCAGACCGCCTACGACGACAGCGACAAGGTGATGGGCCTGATCACGTCCGCCGGCGACATCGGCTACGCCGCACCATCGGTCGGCCGCACCGTCGGTCCCGTCTTCGACATCCTCGATCTCGACCCGGCCCTCGAGGTCGAAGAGGGCAGCGAAGACCACCAGGGCGACGACATCTCCGTCGAAGCCATCGCGAAGTCGAACCCCGACCTCATGATCGTCCTCGACCGCGACGCCTCCTTCGCCCCAGAGGACCGCGACGAAGGTTCGGCCCCGGCCGCCGAAGTTCTCGAAGACTCCGAAGCGCTGAAGGATGTCCCTGCGATCAAGGACGACAAGATCGTCTACTTCCCCGAGGACACCTACCTCAACGAAGGCATCCAGACGTACACCGAATTCTTCAACGACTTCGCCGACAAGCTCGAAGACCAGAAGTGA
- a CDS encoding iron chelate uptake ABC transporter family permease subunit, which translates to MTLAEAARRRNEARRNRTAESPQGTADPSPAGTAVLSPSGTEVSPPRGAASAKAPLFGWPLLLGILGVAILLAISLLTGVYDVFGGDGGAEMFQITRIPRTIALVLAGAAMAMCGLVMQLLTQNRFVEPTTTGITEWAGLGLMLTVIIYPDASIVARMVGAIIAAFVGTLVFFVFLRRVSLKSSLIVPIVGIMLGAVVGAVSTFIAVQTDMLQSLGIWFAGSFTSILRGQYETLWIVAAVVVAIFILADRFTVAGLGKEIATNVGLNYNQILLLGTVFVAIATGVVTVVVGNLPFLGLIVPNIVSLIRGDDLRSNLPWVCLLGIAIVTVCDLIGRIIVMPFEVPVSLILGVVGAAVFVALLLRQRKVG; encoded by the coding sequence ATGACCCTCGCCGAGGCGGCCCGCCGTCGGAACGAAGCCCGACGCAACCGGACGGCTGAGTCCCCACAGGGAACGGCCGACCCGTCCCCGGCCGGGACGGCGGTTCTGTCCCCCAGCGGGACGGAAGTCTCGCCCCCACGTGGGGCCGCCTCGGCGAAGGCACCATTGTTCGGATGGCCGCTTCTGCTGGGCATCCTCGGGGTTGCCATCCTCCTCGCGATCTCGCTGCTCACCGGCGTCTATGATGTCTTCGGCGGCGACGGCGGGGCGGAGATGTTCCAGATCACGCGGATCCCGCGCACGATCGCCCTCGTCCTGGCCGGTGCCGCCATGGCGATGTGCGGACTGGTCATGCAGCTGCTGACCCAGAACCGCTTCGTCGAACCGACGACGACCGGCATCACCGAATGGGCGGGGCTGGGCCTCATGCTCACCGTCATCATCTACCCCGACGCCTCGATCGTGGCGCGGATGGTCGGTGCGATCATCGCCGCGTTCGTCGGCACCCTCGTCTTCTTCGTCTTCCTCCGCCGCGTCTCTCTGAAATCCTCGCTCATCGTGCCCATCGTCGGCATCATGCTCGGCGCCGTCGTCGGCGCCGTCTCGACATTCATCGCGGTGCAGACGGATATGCTGCAGTCGCTGGGCATCTGGTTCGCCGGCAGCTTCACCTCGATCCTGCGCGGACAGTACGAGACCCTGTGGATCGTCGCGGCCGTCGTCGTGGCCATCTTCATCCTCGCCGATCGCTTCACCGTGGCCGGACTCGGCAAGGAGATCGCCACCAACGTCGGCCTCAACTACAACCAGATCCTGCTGCTGGGCACCGTGTTCGTGGCGATTGCGACCGGAGTGGTCACCGTCGTCGTCGGCAACCTGCCGTTCCTCGGCCTCATCGTGCCCAACATCGTCTCGCTCATCCGCGGCGACGACCTGCGCTCGAACCTGCCCTGGGTGTGCCTGCTCGGCATCGCGATCGTCACCGTCTGCGACCTCATCGGCAGGATCATCGTCATGCCCTTCGAAGTGCCCGTCTCCCTCATCCTCGGCGTCGTCGGCGCAGCCGTGTTCGTCGCCCTGCTGCTGCGTCAGCGGAAGGTCGGGTGA
- a CDS encoding iron chelate uptake ABC transporter family permease subunit: MPMRAKDESPVDTGTEAADPTAATDVPGTDRAAVTDVTDQDRSTVTEAVDRDRSAVTDLTGTDRAGADARVVRPPRRGSSPAQRPSGPLPTAKSVRRYWTMITVLAVASAGIALGILAWDNPMPITDPGFWLIAELRLTNLVVIALVALCQSFGTVAFQTVTNNRIITPSIMGFESLYVAIQTSAMYFFGVTAIVELKGLVPFVVQLILMVGLSLALYGWLLSGRHSSVALMLLIGVVIGGGLGSVATFMQRTLTPSEFDILSARLFGSISNSDSSYLPVSIPLCVLACLGLYLCSSRLNVMALGRDMTSNLGLNFKGELLKVLFFVSILMAVSVSMIGPMIFLGFLVAMLAYQFADTYDHKRLFPMAALLGFVVLGGAYFVMKNIFYAEGVVSIIIEIVGGGAFLLVILRKGRL; encoded by the coding sequence GTGCCGATGCGCGCGAAGGACGAATCCCCGGTCGACACCGGCACCGAGGCGGCCGACCCGACCGCGGCCACCGACGTTCCCGGCACGGATCGTGCCGCCGTCACTGACGTAACGGACCAGGATCGTTCCACCGTCACCGAGGCGGTTGACCGAGATCGTTCCGCCGTCACTGACCTGACCGGCACGGATCGTGCCGGTGCGGACGCACGGGTCGTTCGGCCGCCTCGGCGAGGGTCTTCACCCGCTCAGCGGCCGTCGGGTCCGCTGCCGACGGCGAAGTCCGTGCGGCGGTACTGGACGATGATCACCGTGCTGGCGGTCGCCTCGGCGGGGATCGCTCTGGGCATCCTGGCTTGGGACAATCCGATGCCGATCACGGACCCCGGGTTCTGGCTGATCGCGGAGCTGCGGCTGACGAACCTCGTCGTCATCGCCCTGGTCGCGCTGTGCCAGTCGTTCGGCACGGTCGCCTTCCAGACGGTGACGAACAACCGGATCATCACGCCCTCGATCATGGGATTCGAATCCCTCTACGTGGCGATCCAGACCTCGGCGATGTACTTCTTCGGGGTCACGGCGATCGTCGAGCTCAAGGGACTCGTGCCCTTCGTCGTCCAACTCATTCTCATGGTCGGGCTGTCGCTGGCGCTCTACGGGTGGCTGCTGTCGGGGCGGCATTCCTCGGTGGCGCTCATGCTGCTCATCGGCGTGGTCATCGGCGGCGGACTCGGATCGGTGGCGACATTCATGCAGCGGACGCTGACGCCGAGCGAGTTCGACATCCTCTCCGCACGCCTGTTCGGGTCGATCTCGAATTCGGATTCGAGCTACCTGCCGGTGTCGATCCCACTGTGTGTGCTGGCCTGCCTCGGGCTCTACCTCTGTTCCTCACGCCTGAATGTGATGGCGCTGGGGCGGGACATGACGAGCAATCTGGGGCTCAACTTCAAGGGCGAGCTGCTCAAGGTCCTCTTCTTCGTCTCCATCCTCATGGCGGTGTCCGTGTCGATGATCGGACCGATGATCTTCCTCGGCTTCCTCGTCGCGATGCTCGCCTACCAGTTCGCCGACACCTATGACCACAAGCGTCTCTTCCCGATGGCCGCCCTCCTCGGGTTCGTCGTCCTCGGTGGGGCGTACTTCGTCATGAAGAACATCTTCTACGCCGAGGGGGTCGTGTCGATCATCATCGAGATCGTCGGCGGCGGCGCCTTCCTGCTCGTCATCCTGCGAAAGGGGCGCCTGTGA